TTGCACGTCTCCCAGATTCCGTTCGCGAATCTCTTTAACTGCGATTCTAACCTGAGTGTTTAAATCTCGAGCAGCGTACACAACTCCATAAGTACCTTTTCCCAATATTATTCGCTTATTCTGATCGTCTAATTCATACTCAAACTATAAAATGacaaatagtaatttaaaaaatgccgttaaagatattaatttaaaaagtaccTACAAACCTTCATTCTATCGTCGGTCAGGTAAGCATCCAGGTCAGCAACCATGCCCTCTTGGTCTCTAGTCATCTCCAAGATTAAATCGTAAAACCTTTGTCTGCATTGAACGGATGGAAAATACATTTGGAAATCATCGGAGTTCTGATGAACGTATAAGAAAAGACAGCGCTCGTCCCTTTTGTATAGGCTTACGCTGCGTATCATATTCGCGGTGAATAACCAATCGTGGACTTGTTTGCAATTACTCTTCATATTGTCCAAACATAAATTCCATATTTGGACCGATTTTTCTTCTGCTCCAAGGTTAACGTTTACATAACTCGGCATGAAGATCTTCGTTGGCTCCAGCACTAAGAGCTGAAAACGAAAGGCCCGGTGACCAACTCATCTTTTCACTGGAATTGAATGTTAATAGAAATCTGTTTCATTAAAGTCGAGCTAAGACCTGCACTAAGAgcagttttatattattcttactTTGACCCAAAATGTACAGAAGTAAGCTGGATTGGTAACACAATATTATAAGCCATAGTCTCCCGAATTGGAAACTGGATCCTTTGTAGAACGATTCCATTTATCAACTTACTGGAAACCGTATACTATCTCCGACTTCCGAATTCGTGGCTTCAACAAAGTAGTCCATccaaaaactaaaaatttgctCCTCTGGTGAAACCTCGGCTTCTTCGTTCTTTTTACGAAACCTATTTATCAGCGATATGTTTCCTATTGTAGATTTCAGGTACCtgtcgagaaataattttattaacgtccgctaattttcatttcaagttGCAACGCTTAAACAACAACCGATGCATACCAGTTTGGCGGCTTCAATTTGAACATACACTCCGCGGCTTGTATAGCTTTCGAATAATCCTCGGCCAGTACGCTGATTTCGAAGAACGTAGCCACATCCCAATAGTCCTTTAAACTCGACAAGCTACCCTTCTTGCCAATGAGATTATTTAACACCATACCAATATGTTGCAGCTCCTCGCTTCTTGAGAACTCATTTCCTTCTATAACTAGTAACGTGGCAAGATTGATACCAGCATATTCATTTGGTTGAACCTGAATATGGAAGACATGTTATAATCAAAGATACATAATTTGGTGGACAAGGTGAAGTGTCCATGCACCGTACCTCGAAGCCTTTTCTATACCAACGGATCGCGTTCTTTAAGCTTTCTTTGTCTGTATGTCTACTTTCTACAAATTTGTCTTTGTATATCCTTCCACACAAACATAACATATCAGGCACGtgattttccttcttttccaaGGCCTTTTCTATAACTTTCAATGCCCTTTCTCTGTCACCCTCTTTGTTTCGTCTATTCAAAGCAAATGCATACAGGTATCGAATGGCGGGAgtgttaatgtaatttttgtgAGTTGGTATCGTTCTCAGATCGTCGACCAATTGTACCATTGCATCATAATCCTAAAATACGGAACAGAGTTAGTAACGAGATACTTTCTAAAATGAAACAGTTTTTAAGTTATCTACCTGTATTTCGCGGAACGAGATGAGAACATTCAAAACAACCTCTCCAGACAATACGTTCGGGTCGTCCAAGCGTTTACGCATATTGTTCAAAGCTTTCGAGAGTTCTTCGCCCGAATATGTTTCGCGTGCTTTACGCAAATCTGCTAGGAACTTTTCTTTCATGTGTGctctacaaaaattacataCTTCGTTAACAGAAGTATAAGTGCAGTACTATTTCAATATACTTGTAATGGACAAATGAGTTTAAGTGTTTATGTATCTCATTAGGTTACCTCATTTATGTAACCACTGATTTAACACAATTTTATGTACAGAATGATAAGATAGGAGACATTTTATCTATGATATATTAGGACTAGAAaacgatacattttcatttcatatctATAAAAAGCAACATTCGATAATGATACAGTAAACAGTCGAAACATACTTGGATTGTACTTCAAcatcttgaaataatttttttagctTTAATGTAAGATGCTGTTTAGGATCTATTACTTCCTCCCCCGTCAGTCTGCTAGTAGCTGGATTTGTAGCTACACATGAACCACAGTCTACTACCCGATATGAAACAAATGTATAGCTGCCACATGATAACTGTAAGGtgaaatataatgtttatattttgctTAAATTGTTGTCATTATATTGGATATACCTTGAGCCTAATTGTTGCTTCAGTGTCTACATCATTATGTAATAAGATGTTTTCTTTCATGCCAAAACTTTCTCTAACACCAAGGTGATAAAACAATGCAGACTGCTGTAGTTGAATGCTCAAGTCAACGACAGCTACATCAgcattataaaatgtatcaagAACATTTGTTTCACCAAAATCCAGCTTTtcaaactaaaaatataagaaacaaGAATGTTTAAAGCATACAATTTGCAATGCAAAAACAAAAGTTATACCTGTATATGATGCATATTAGCATTAACTAGATTGCACGCTTGTCTGACTTCTTCCAAAGCTTTTCTCCTTTGAACTAAATGTTCTGGTTGCTGCAAGTCTAAGACACATGCCACATCCATTTTAGGTCTTGCAGAAATCATAGTATGCCCTGACATGTCACTATGGGTGCCAATGCTGTCGGTACTAGAGATACCATCTATGATTGTCAATTGTGAAGAAGCTGTAATGCATTTCTCATGAACACCAAGACCTTGAACTCTATTTATTGTAGAGtatatagtataaaataattaccagCAACGTCAATTGTATCACCACAGTTAGACAGCATATTGTACGATTGTTTTGTACCAAATGCAACTGATATTCTTCTTAACTTCTATTTAATTGACTCTTGGAAACTTTGGCGAACACAGAAGTTATACAGCTATCTGTTCAAAGCATAGGTATTCTATTATTGACGTATAATTCCGAAAATTATTATGATACATGAATTTGTACATTGTCGTCGACAGAGTAACGTCGCAAATAATACGCAACAATGTAAGCGAAATTACGagttatataatttgtaaaactttcAAGTCAATTGCAACAAACGCCTTAAAACATTGTAGATAAAACTGATTAATCTCCCGGAGACTTCGAACCGCTGAAAAACAACAAAACGTAAAAGTACGTTGAACAAATAAGTAGCCTGTGACATTGACTCGTTCAAGACCAACGCACGATAAATTTACTGgctgttatttttcaaatgctaaCGAAAAATTTTCGGAAACCAGTCTGTCCTTCGATCAAGCAACGGTACGTGAAAATACCTTTTCCACTGGACATCGTAGATACAACCGTCCATTTCTTCTAGACACACAAATCCGGAGTCGAGGTCGCGCACAAGGCACAAGACACCTCGCGTTAAGAATTTTCTTGTTGGTTCACAGATGGCAGAGAGATCAGTTGCTCCTCCGCCGGTATAAAAATAGAACCCCTCAAGATAGAAtgcattataataaaaatgaaatgataattGAGATTAATACGTATCTTCCTACACgacacacatacatacatacgcaaCGCGCACGCATTGCTATAGaccagcgtttctcaaactgaaATCCACTAACTCtcagaagaaaagaaaggatattatatggataaaaataaatctatatatGCTTGAGTactttttttagaagaaattgtaaatatcttTAGATTAAAGTAGAGTGTTGCGAGTATGTCTTTCATGTTCAGcatctttcttatttttttgttaccaATGTCGTCACACAGAGGTCCTTGCTTGATCCTTTTTGGACAACCCTATTGGCCGATTGGTAGTAGACGACTCTTCATTTGCTTGTCATCATTTTCGCGGCGTTTCTCTCGACCATGGATGGAAGCTAAGCTTAATTTACGTTTGTATAGGTTTGTACGctactttattaatattttatttgttgcaatgttttccttttcttttcctttatcTTTTGACTTAATCCAATTCACTTTTTCTGCGTTTGTTATCTCTTCTTTACTGCAAAATGTAACTTCAATCTAACCCTTGTGGGACGCGTGTTCACTGCCTCGTGGTTGTCGAGTTTTTGCGCGAAATAGTACAAGTtcaaattcgtttattttttgagTGCTAATTTACATAGATTGTATTTGGTACAGACGTGTATTAAACGTGTTTATATATGTTTTGATCACAATTTTTTGTACCAAAAAGTACGGATTATAATATAAGTTTTAACATATATGTAAcagcatttaaaatttcttatattcACTATGCAGAAGGGTCTGTGTGTTTTTCTGAagcttgaaattaatataatggtCCCCCTATctaagtttttaaatttctcgtACCAtgatttgtacatttttttggCAGAGTCGTGCCACAGTGTGCAgaagttttgtttttctttgcttTATCCTATTGCCTTTACTTCTACTTTGAATCTATTCTgttgttgttttaatttaatattcagttCTGTTATTGGGGTTTTTATGTATTGATTCTATCTGTCTTTTGGCTGTCTTATAGGTTCTTACGTTGTTTGGAATATCTACGTAGCTGGGTATCCAACCTAATACAAGTTcagattttctatttattcctAATATCTTTTGGATTATTCTTATTATGCATGggttttagtttttttaagcTTTTGGCAGTGTAGTATATTTCTTTATGGCAGCTATGGATGATAGAGAGTCTGCAAAGATTAACActtgtttttcttcttgtatACTGTGATAATTATCCAGTGTTCAATGTCTCTGGATTGGCATTTGTGAGTTTGAAACTGTCTTTTGTCTAATTGTTATATTTCTATGAAAGTatcttttgtattatttattcctatCGCTCCTACTTCAATATCCATCCCCAGGGTTGCATCTGTTCTAATGTTTATCTTGTCTAACGGTATTTTGTTGTCGTTAGTCTGTTCGTTCGACGTCGTCACGATTTATTCTCAAATtcgttctctcttttttttatggtgTATTCCCTTCTAGTATCTGCTTTCTGTTTTCAATGACAATTTTGGAAGCTACTTCTGCTATTGCGGGCGaggtatttttttgtttgccgCATGGTTTGTTCCGTTATCGTTTATTAGTCGTTTCGTGCGAGATAGTACGGGTGTTACTACCGCAAAACACTTTTGTCGATCGACTAGAGTCGACCGTTCACTCGGAGAGCATGATCGTCGTAGAGGTTATAATGACACAGGAAAGGCGGATAATGAGTTTCTAGGTCATTCGGATTTGGTTGCATTGGGTGCTACAGTACGGAGCACCGTGGAAACGTACCAATGAACTCCACACGAGCAGGATACCAGGAACGCGAGAAACGCTGATGATAGGTGCATCGCCGGAAGCCACAACTTTCCTACGCACACATCCTCATCGTCTTttgaatgaaacaattgtactctttcattcatta
This portion of the Hylaeus volcanicus isolate JK05 chromosome 4, UHH_iyHylVolc1.0_haploid, whole genome shotgun sequence genome encodes:
- the LOC128875742 gene encoding mitogen-activated protein kinase kinase kinase 15 isoform X2, translated to MLSNCGDTIDVAASSQLTIIDGISSTDSIGTHSDMSGHTMISARPKMDVACVLDLQQPEHLVQRRKALEEVRQACNLVNANMHHIQFEKLDFGETNVLDTFYNADVAVVDLSIQLQQSALFYHLGVRESFGMKENILLHNDVDTEATIRLKLSCGSYTFVSYRVVDCGSCVATNPATSRLTGEEVIDPKQHLTLKLKKLFQDVEVQSKAHMKEKFLADLRKARETYSGEELSKALNNMRKRLDDPNVLSGEVVLNVLISFREIQDYDAMVQLVDDLRTIPTHKNYINTPAIRYLYAFALNRRNKEGDRERALKVIEKALEKKENHVPDMLCLCGRIYKDKFVESRHTDKESLKNAIRWYRKGFEVQPNEYAGINLATLLVIEGNEFSRSEELQHIGMVLNNLIGKKGSLSSLKDYWDVATFFEISVLAEDYSKAIQAAECMFKLKPPNWYLKSTIGNISLINRFRKKNEEAEVSPEEQIFSFWMDYFVEATNSEVGDSIRFPLLVLEPTKIFMPSYVNVNLGAEEKSVQIWNLCLDNMKSNCKQVHDWLFTANMIRSVSLYKRDERCLFLYVHQNSDDFQMYFPSVQCRQRFYDLILEMTRDQEGMVADLDAYLTDDRMKFEYELDDQNKRIILGKGTYGVVYAARDLNTQVRIAVKEIRERNLGDVQPLHEEIKLHSQLRHRNIVQYLGSVSEDGYFKIFMEQVPGGSLSALLRSKWGPLKENESTIAYYTKQILEGLKYLHDQKIVHRDIKGDNVLVNTYSGVVKISDFGMSKRLAGLCPSTETFTGTLQYMAPEVIDKGQRGYGAPADIWSLGCTIVEMATGKPPFIELGSPQAAVFKVGYYKIHPEIPSELSERAKSFILRCFEPNPDIRASAAELLEDPFLNEKKKTSRLAAPPDFSRSISVPADRLERLGKSDKTNNNHIVSAAPIQTSQSDDSTIGNTPSIETSESDTAGASMTRRSSSGGLLSPEVELGGQPGQKAGEEQEGFYLLKKDSQRRMTLTRVLTQDEAKICEVWMRGIYQAEGQTVLQMTHLVLLMRALKDYIAEQNHEVIVTAIRTLKEELDFDSTAINHLNLAIYLFQTAVNEVLRMHSIKPHWMFALDNLVRNAVQAAITVLSPELGANLLGQERLQPGGAGQEEGSTSGVSTVNSVKSQKTGDSVDNKCWKEYRDQMGDLKMENMRLLQELIESQKAYQTLLQQALEKQRDQVNTLTMLCECINRRTMRQESGYNSSISGNASNLPVTVIVSEAQSDIASCTDQDLVNWLQNLQVDDVSIDRFMYEQYTLEDILHHVTRDDIRRLNLRGGIELRIWQAILKHRQNIGD